The Humulus lupulus chromosome 4, drHumLupu1.1, whole genome shotgun sequence genome has a window encoding:
- the LOC133832386 gene encoding uncharacterized protein LOC133832386, giving the protein MVLGANPPFAIFEGFIKRIWGKLGIDRIAWLNVGFTLVKFRDESTRDLVLEARVLHFDRKPMIVKPWSADLDTLKAVKSIPVWIRFPGLGLQYWVTKCLSAFMSTIGNPILVDKVTKDRSMIFWNLSGFQLNVEVAKCMVILKECVIGSNLRLGGRKAEMEKKRLSKKTATKDLPESQEVSKQQGHLIAATKQVDEPDRNSRERSTLEWTTPKQKQQVYFMESHNILSWNVRGINKREKQKSLSSFCFVNKIGLGALLETKLRGDKIEKMMSSFFIGWSYFSGSASEGRILLNWQQHLVSIEVWKESDQLLHVFVKEVKSNKLFCVTFVYGRNSIEERLPLWVDLTGLCFPATPWLVSGDFYAVFEGTDRVGGRTITALELADAQKWRALGLVDELRSRGSHYTWTNKHANEDKIYSKLDRIFKNEEWLDLFP; this is encoded by the exons ATGGTTCTTGGGGCTAACCCTCCATTTGCTATTTTTGAAGGATTTATTAAGAGGATATGGGGTAAGTTAGGTATTGATAGAATTGCTTGGCTGAATGTTGGATTTACACTTGTGAAATTTCGAGATGAATCCACTAGAGACTTGGTTTTGGAAGCTAGGGTTCTACACTTTGATAGAAAACCAATGATAGTGAAGCCTTGGTCTGCTGATTTAGACACTCTTAAGGCAGTGAAATCTATTCCCGTTTGGATAAGATTCCCAGGACTTGGACTGCAATATTGGGTCACTAAATGCTTGAGTGCCTTTATGAGTACAATTGGGAACCCAATACTGGTCGATAAAGTTACTAAGGACAGATCTATGAT CTTTTGGAATTTGAGTGGCTTCCAACTCAATGTAGAGGTTGCAAAGTGTATGGTCATACTGAAAGAATGTGTAATAGGAAGTAATCTGAGACTTGGAGGCAGAAAAGCCGAAATGGAGAAGAAGAGGCTAAGTAAG AAAACAGCTACTAAGGATTTGCCTGAGTCCCAGGAGGTGTCAAAGCAACAGGGTCATTTAATAGCTGCAACGAAACAAGTTGATGAACCAGATAGGAACTCCAGAGAAAGATCTACTTTGGAATGGACTACCCCGAAACAG AAACAACAAGTTTATTTCATGGAGAGTCACAACATTCTTAGCTGGAATGTTAGAGGTATTAATAAAAGGGAGAAACAGAAATCTCTGAGTTCATTTTGTTTTGTGAATAAAATTGGTCTAGGTGCCCTATTGGAGACTAAACTTCGTGGTGATAAAATTGAGAAAATGATGAGCTCATTTTTCATTGGATGGAGCTATTTCTCAGGTTCAGCTTCAGAAGGTCGAATTCTTCTTAATTGGCAGCAACATTTGGTTTCTATTGAGGTTTGGAAGGAGAGTGATCAGTTATTACATGTCTTTGTTAAAGAAGTGAAGTCTAATAAGTTGTTTTGTGTTACATTTGTGTATGGTAGAAATTCGATTGAGGAAAGATTGCCTCTTTGGGTTGATCTTACTGGGTTGTGTTTCCCAGCCACTCCCTGGCTTGTGTCTGGGGACTTTTATGCAGTTTTTGAGGGTACAGATAGAGTTGGTGGCCGCACCATTACTGCCCTTGAATTGGCGGATGCTCAAAAGTGGAGGGCCTTGGGATTAGTCGATGAGTTGCGCTCTAGAGGGTCTCATTACACTTGGACCAACAAACATGCTAATGAGGACAAAATTTACTCTAAATTGGACAGAATATTTAAAAATGAAGAGTGGTTGGACTTGTTCCCTTAA